The window CTGTTGTTCAAATCGAAGTTGTGCAAGCTGTCTTATCTTTCGAGGGGTCATTTCTGTAAAAGGAAAGTCTGTAGGTTCGGATATATTAATAGTGATGCATCTACCTCTTATGATATAGCTATAAATATGACCAATATCTTGATTTTCGTTTGTTTGATGAATACAATATGTTTCTAATTTAGGTTTTATCTCCTCGTGAATATTGATATTGAGGTTTTTAAGATTATCGTGGTAGTCTAATGGTAGGTATATTGAGAATGCATTAATATTTGCCTTGTTTGTGTAAACATAATCTATGCTACTACCTATAGATTCATAATCTAATTTGCCATGAGCAGATAGTTCGTTGGTAATAGCATGAGGTTTGCAGATAAATGGACATAACGTATCATTCTCACAAATAACCCCACCTGTATCGGGACAGAACTGATATAGAATAACACGATAACTTGCTGCATTTCTGCATCCGGCAACAGAGCATAATATCATTGAAAGCCTGTATAATCTAATAGGTATGTCAGGACTGTAGGGCCTATGCGTTCTCATTCGGCAGAACGTTTTACCACCAAGACTCCAAGGAACAAGAGGGAATGAATCCTCTGGTGCCATCGGTGCTTACGTCATGTCGATGGGTCGGTTTTGAAGAACGCATAGGCCCTAGTCAGGACTGATAATAATGAAAGTTTTTCATAATGCAGCTAGGTAGGTATTACTAACCTCAAACACCCACATTATACACCATCCTGCAAAAGCTGTTAGGAGGTTTTGAATACCCCCGCCTGTGCCGCGTGAACTTGGCTCTCTCGCACTTAGCTGCGCTTCCAGCGCCACTCGAACACGACCGATATCGTGCCATTGACCACGTTGATGGCACGATATCGGTTTCCACGTTTATGCCTGAGTTTGTTAGGCCGCCAGGAACTCCTCGATCATGGTCGCCACCAGCGCGGGCAGCTGGCTTGCGTGCTCGGCGGACATGAGTTCGCCCAGGTAGTCGCCGTGGCCGCTGGGCAGGATGGCCAGCCGCGCCTGGGGCAGGGTCTGCGCCAGCTCAAGGGCGTGGGATGCCAGCACCATCTCGGCGTCGCCGTTGATCACCAGGGTCGCCGCTGTGATTGACCGTATGTCCTCGTCGCGGATGTCCTGGAAGCTCCGCATCCGCGCGGTGTCGCGTTCGAACATCGCCTGCAGGCCAGCGGGGTCGGGGTTGACCTTGAGATAGGCCTGCTTGAGCGGCTCTGGCAGCATGGCGATTGTGGCCTGATCGAAGCCGTCGAAGAAATTTGGCGGCATCCCGCTGCGCCGGAAGATGGCCGAGGCCAGCACCAGCTTGCGCACCAGCGTGGGGTGACGGATGCCGAGCTGTAGGCAGGTGGTGCCGCCGTTGCTAAAGCCGAGGAAGTCGGCCTGGTCGATCTGGAGGTGCTGGAGCAGCGCGGCCACATCATCGGCATCCTGCTCGAAGCTCAGCGGGCGGTCGATGTCTTTGGTGCGCCCGTGCGCCTGCAGCTCTACCGCGATCACACGGTGGCTGCGGGCGAAGGTTGGCAGCAGGTAGCCGAAGGTGGATTCGATCGTCGAGCCGCCGCCGTGGATGAGCACCAGCGGGCTACCGCTGCCATGTACCTCGTAGTAGAGCTCTAGTCCATTGATCTGGGCAAATGCGCACATAGGGTTGCCTTGATTGCTCATGTGGATGATAGACCTTCCTAACTATTGTGTTGGCGGCGGTATGCGCGACCCAACAGCCAGCGTGTGGCTCTACGAGCGTTGGCAGGTGGCGATCGTATCGCGCGCTAGGGCACGAGGCTGCCCCGCATCACATGTTGCTCGGTTCTGGCTGTGGCGGCGGTGAATGGATAGCGTCAGTATAGCGTCGCACTGCGACAGGTAGCGTCACTTTTTTACGCCCATTCGAGCAGGGTGCTGCCCACGGTGCAATGAGGCCGTGTGGCGCACCTGCCCCAGCGAGCCAGCCGCAGACGGCCAACCCGCTTTCCCCAGTTGTCTAGATCAGCCCGCGCCGCACGGCCTCGGCCACAGCCTGCACGCGGTTGCTAGCGTCCAGCTTGTCCACGATGTCCTGGATCTTGCGCTTGACCGTGATCTCGCTCCAGAACAGGCGCTCGGCGATCACCTGGGTGCTCATGCCCGCCGCCAGCAGGCGCAGCACCTCGATCTCGGCGGAGGAGAGGCCCGAGTCGTGGCGGATCTGCTCGTGGACCACGCGGTAGTACTCCTCCAGCACGTGGTGCACCAGATCGGGTGAGAGCAGGCGCTGGCCCGCCGCCACCCGGCGGATGGTCTGGGCCAGGGTGTCGTACGAGCTATTCTTGAGCACATAGGCGTAGGCCCCGGCCTGCAGCGCGCCCAGCAGGTACTCGCGGTCGTCGTAGGTGGTCAGCATCACCACGCGCACCTCGGGGAAGCGCTGGCTGATGCTGCGGGCGGTCTGGATGCCGTCGCTCGCGCCCAGGCGGATGTCGAGCGTGACCACATCCGGCCCCAGCCGCTCGATCGCGGCCATGGCGGCGGCGGCGCTCTCGGCCTCCTCGATCACCCGGATGTCGTGCTCCTCGGCGAGCAGGCTGCGCAGGCCGCGCCGGAAGATGGCGTGGTCGTCGGCTATCAGTACTCGGATGGGCATTTTTCCTCCTGTGGGGCGCTGTGGTGCGGAAGTACGAGTTCGATGGTGGTGCCCCTGCCGGGGGCGCTGCGCAGCGCCAGGGTGCCGCCGTGGGCCTCGGCGCGCTCGCGCATGCCGATGATGCCCAGGCCCAGCTCGGCGTACTCGGGCACGAAGCCGCGCCCGTCGTCGCTGATGGTGACGCGCAGCCCCGCCGCCGTGTAGTCGAGCTGGATGCGGATGTCGCTGGCCTGGGCGTGGCGCGCGCTGTTATGGCAGGCCTCCTGGATGATGCGGTAGATCGCCAGCTCCACCTCGTTGGGGTAGGGCGCTGGGTCGCCCGCGACCTGGAAGCGCACGTCGGCCCCGTGGTGGGCGCGGATGGCCCCGGCCAGGTGCTCCAGCGCGGCGTGCAGGCCCAGCTCATCCAGCGCGCGCGGGCGCAGGGCGTAGATGATCCGCTTCATCTCTTGCAAGGTCTGCTCCAGCAGCTGCTTACACTCGGCCAGGCGCTCGGCGGCTGGCTCGGCGGCGATGCGGCGCTGGAGCGCGTGCAGCTCGTAGATCGCGCCCAGGATGTCCTGCGTCACGCCGTCGTGGAGGTCGTGGGCGATGCGCTGGCGCTCCTCCTCCTGCACCCGCACCACGCGGCGGAACAGCGCGCGCAGCTGGCCCTGGGCCTGCTGCAGCTGGGCGGTGCGCTGCTGCACGTTCTGCTCTAGCTCGTCGGAGAACTGGCGCACGGTGGCGTAGAGCCGCGCGTGCTCGATGGCCACGGCGGCCTGGTCGGCGAAGGCGCGCACGATCCGGGCGTGCTGCTGGGTGTAGAAGTTCGGCTCGTGCCAGTCGACGCACAGCCAGCCGATGCACTCGCCCTTGATCACCAGCGGGGCGCAGCACCACGAGCGCACCTGCTCGGCCCCGGTCTGCCAGTACCAGCGCGGCTCGGTGCGGGCGTCGGCCACCACCAGGGTCTGCAGCTCGAACAGCACGGGGGCGGTCAGCGGCGCGTCGGCGATGCGGAAGGCCGACTGCTGGGCCAGCTGGTTGTCGGGGTAGCCCATGGCTGCCACCACGCGCATCATGTCGCCGTCGGCGCGCAGGGTGATGCGGGTGCCGTGGTGGGGCACCACGCGGCCTATCTGCTGGAGGATGTGGTCGAGCACCTGGTCGAGGTCGAGGCTGGATGAGATGATCCGCGACACGTCGCGCAGCGTGGTGGCCAGCTCGCGCTCGGCGCGCTCGGCGGCCAGCAGGCGGTGGTGCTCCAGCGCCGGGGCGATCTGGTCGGCTACCGTCTGCAGCAGGAACACGTCCTCGTCGTCGAAGCCGTGGGCGCGGTCGCTCTGCACATCCAGCACGCCGATCACGCGCTCGCCCAGCTTGAGCGGCAGGGCGATCTCGGCGGCGGTGTTGGGCAGCAGCGCGTGCGACATAAAGCGGGCGTCGCGCTGCACGTCGTCGCTGCGCCAGATCTGGCCGTGCTGGGCCACCCAGCCGATGATGCCGGGGCCGCCGATCTGCTCGCGGAAGCCCTGGGCCAGCAGCCGCGCGCCGAAGGGGCCGCTGGCGTGGGCCAGCTCGATGTCGCCGCGCGCCGGGTCGGCCAGCAGCAGCTGGATGTGGTCGTAGCCCAGCGCGGCGTAGATCGCGCTGGTGATCTGGGCGAACAGCTGCGGGCGGTCGTGGATGGATGTGGTGTGCTGGCCCAGCTGGTTGATCAGCGCCATCTGGCGGGCCAGCCGCTGGGCCTGCCCGGCCATGTGGTCGGCGTGGAGCCGCTGGGCCAGCCCGCCCGCCAGCGCCTCGGCCAGCTGCCGCTGGGCTGGGGCTGGCGCGCCGCCGCCGCCCAGCAGCAGCATGCCGTAGCACGCGCCCCCCGCCGTGAGCGGCAGCGCCAGCTGGGCTAGCGCCTCGGCCTGGGCTGCGCCGCCGAGCGCGGGCGGGCTGCCCGCCGACTGGGCCAGATCAAGCCGCGCGCCGCGCATGCGCAGCAGCGCCGCCCAGCCGCACTGGGCTATCTGCACAATCGTCTCAAGCTCGGCTCCTAGCTCCAGTGCGGGGTCGACGCTCATTATGGGCGCGGGTGTGGTCGGGCCGGTGGATGTTTCGGTCATACTAGCCTAATAGGGTGGCCTCGGCGCGCGCCGACAGCCCCTTCGTGGGAGGGTGATACAAAAAGCTTGCGCCCTGATACGCTTATATCTTTATGCCGCTTTGTCAGTATGGTACAACAACTTCATCCCACCGCAAAGCCATCATAGAAGATGCGAGATCGCTGGTCGTGCTGGCGTACGCTGATTATAGCGCGTTCTGCGCATGTTTGGCTGGTCGAGCGCCGCCCCAGAGAGAGCCGAGATTGCCCGTGAGAGAGACACGCACGCCAAGATTGCGCGCTGTGGCGGGGCCTGCGCTTGACGCGCTGCTGCCGCTGGCGGCGGTGGCGCTGGCCCTGGCCCTGGGCGCGCTCATCCTGCTGGCCCTGGGCAAAAGCCCGCTGATGGCCTATGGGGCCATGCTGCGCGGTGCGTTCGGTAGCCTGCCCGGCCTGGCGCAGACCCTGGCCAAGGCCACGCCGCTGCTGCTGGTGGCGCTGGGCATCATCATCGCCTTCCGCGCCAAGGTCACCAACATCGGCGGCGAGGGCCAGCTGATCGCCGGGGCCATGGCCGCCACCGCTTTCGCGCTGGCGCTGCCCACGTGGCCCGGCTGGCTGCTGCTGCCGCTCACCGCGCTGGTGGGCGCGCTGGCCGGTGGGCTGTGGGCGCTGGTGCCCGGCCTGCTCAAGGCGCGGCTGGCCGTGAACGAGATCCTGACCACCGTGATGATGAACGCCATCGCGGTGCAGCTGATGAACTTCCTGCTGCGCGGCCCTATGCTCGACCCCGCCCAGGTGGCGGCGGGCACCAACATCCCGCAGTCGGCGGCGCTGCCCGAGCAGGTCTGGCTGGCGCGGCTCATCCCGCGCACGCTGCTGCACGCGGGCTTCTTTCTGGCCGTGGCGCTGGCCGCGCTGGTGGCCGTGCTGCTCTGGCGCACCACCCTGGGCTACCGCATCCGCGCCGTGGGCCTCAGCCCCGCGGCCTCGCGCTACGCGGGCATCCCCGTCGAGCGCGTCACCGCGCTGGCCATGGTGCTCAGCGGGGCCTTCTGCGGGCTTGCGGGCGCGGTGGAGGTGATGGGCATCCACCACCGCGTGGTGGAGGGTATCACCGGCAACTACGGTTTCAACGGCATCGTGGCGGCGCTGTTTGGCGGCCTGCACCCGCTGGGGGCCATCCCAGCCTCGGTGCTGTTCGGCGCGCTGCTGGTGGGGGCCGATCAGATGCAGCGCTCGGTGCAGGTGCCCGCCGCGCTGATCACCATGCTGAACGGCCTGGTGGTGCTGATGGTGGTCAGCAGCGCGCTCTGGCGTCAGCGCCGCGCCGCCCGCCGCCAGAGCGCGGTCGCCGCGCCCAGCCCGGCCCCCGCCGCCTCCGCCGAGCCGCTTCCGCCCACGTAGCCAGGAGAGGTGCGCAATGGCCGATTTCTTCACATGGACGACGCTGCTTGGCATCCTGCACTCCACCGTGCGGCTGGCCACGCCCTACCTCTACGCCGCCGTGGGCGAGACCTTCGCCCAGCGCTCGGGGGTGGTGAACCTGGGCGTCGAGGGTATGATGCTCATGGGCGCGTTCGCGGGCTTCTACGTGGTCTTCACCACCGGCAGCCCGCTGGCTGGGGTGCTGGCCGCCGCGCTGGTGGGCGCGCTCATGGGCGCGCTGATGGCCCTGGTGAGCGTCACCTTCCGCGCCGAGCAGGGCATCAGCGGCATCGGACTGCACCTGGTGGGGCTGGGCCTCTCCAGCATGCTGTTCAAGCTGCTGCTGGGCACCGTGCAGGGTGTGGATGGCCTGCCCGAGCTGCGCCTGCCGCTGCTGGCCGACATCCCCGCCATCGGTCCGGTGCTGTTCCAGCATTCCATCCTGGTCTACATGGCCTTCCTGCTGGTGCCCATCGCGGCCTGGGTGCTCGACC is drawn from Chloroflexia bacterium SDU3-3 and contains these coding sequences:
- a CDS encoding ABC transporter permease — its product is MADFFTWTTLLGILHSTVRLATPYLYAAVGETFAQRSGVVNLGVEGMMLMGAFAGFYVVFTTGSPLAGVLAAALVGALMGALMALVSVTFRAEQGISGIGLHLVGLGLSSMLFKLLLGTVQGVDGLPELRLPLLADIPAIGPVLFQHSILVYMAFLLVPIAAWVLDRTTWGLNIRAVGDNPQAADAAGVPVLLIRYATVTLGGALAGVGGASLSISALNIFQENMTGGIGFIAVALVYFGGWRPYGVLLGVLLFSLVNSIQLWMQVSGVGIASDLAVMMPYVLTIVALAFSTRRLGQPSALTKPFTRGSA
- a CDS encoding ABC transporter permease, coding for MAYGAMLRGAFGSLPGLAQTLAKATPLLLVALGIIIAFRAKVTNIGGEGQLIAGAMAATAFALALPTWPGWLLLPLTALVGALAGGLWALVPGLLKARLAVNEILTTVMMNAIAVQLMNFLLRGPMLDPAQVAAGTNIPQSAALPEQVWLARLIPRTLLHAGFFLAVALAALVAVLLWRTTLGYRIRAVGLSPAASRYAGIPVERVTALAMVLSGAFCGLAGAVEVMGIHHRVVEGITGNYGFNGIVAALFGGLHPLGAIPASVLFGALLVGADQMQRSVQVPAALITMLNGLVVLMVVSSALWRQRRAARRQSAVAAPSPAPAASAEPLPPT
- a CDS encoding GAF domain-containing sensor histidine kinase, giving the protein MTETSTGPTTPAPIMSVDPALELGAELETIVQIAQCGWAALLRMRGARLDLAQSAGSPPALGGAAQAEALAQLALPLTAGGACYGMLLLGGGGAPAPAQRQLAEALAGGLAQRLHADHMAGQAQRLARQMALINQLGQHTTSIHDRPQLFAQITSAIYAALGYDHIQLLLADPARGDIELAHASGPFGARLLAQGFREQIGGPGIIGWVAQHGQIWRSDDVQRDARFMSHALLPNTAAEIALPLKLGERVIGVLDVQSDRAHGFDDEDVFLLQTVADQIAPALEHHRLLAAERAERELATTLRDVSRIISSSLDLDQVLDHILQQIGRVVPHHGTRITLRADGDMMRVVAAMGYPDNQLAQQSAFRIADAPLTAPVLFELQTLVVADARTEPRWYWQTGAEQVRSWCCAPLVIKGECIGWLCVDWHEPNFYTQQHARIVRAFADQAAVAIEHARLYATVRQFSDELEQNVQQRTAQLQQAQGQLRALFRRVVRVQEEERQRIAHDLHDGVTQDILGAIYELHALQRRIAAEPAAERLAECKQLLEQTLQEMKRIIYALRPRALDELGLHAALEHLAGAIRAHHGADVRFQVAGDPAPYPNEVELAIYRIIQEACHNSARHAQASDIRIQLDYTAAGLRVTISDDGRGFVPEYAELGLGIIGMRERAEAHGGTLALRSAPGRGTTIELVLPHHSAPQEEKCPSEY
- a CDS encoding alpha/beta hydrolase, coding for MSNQGNPMCAFAQINGLELYYEVHGSGSPLVLIHGGGSTIESTFGYLLPTFARSHRVIAVELQAHGRTKDIDRPLSFEQDADDVAALLQHLQIDQADFLGFSNGGTTCLQLGIRHPTLVRKLVLASAIFRRSGMPPNFFDGFDQATIAMLPEPLKQAYLKVNPDPAGLQAMFERDTARMRSFQDIRDEDIRSITAATLVINGDAEMVLASHALELAQTLPQARLAILPSGHGDYLGELMSAEHASQLPALVATMIEEFLAA
- a CDS encoding response regulator transcription factor — encoded protein: MPIRVLIADDHAIFRRGLRSLLAEEHDIRVIEEAESAAAAMAAIERLGPDVVTLDIRLGASDGIQTARSISQRFPEVRVVMLTTYDDREYLLGALQAGAYAYVLKNSSYDTLAQTIRRVAAGQRLLSPDLVHHVLEEYYRVVHEQIRHDSGLSSAEIEVLRLLAAGMSTQVIAERLFWSEITVKRKIQDIVDKLDASNRVQAVAEAVRRGLI